A stretch of the Maridesulfovibrio zosterae DSM 11974 genome encodes the following:
- a CDS encoding MFS transporter yields MKKQSAQMTSPRAWIVWAIATMYFFYDYVQQVAPGAMEKELTIHFHANAASIGFIASVYFYSYALMQIPIGIMADRFGPHRPLAIAAIISSCAGAIFTFTSTPVEAITIRILLGAATGFSFVSCLKLVDNWFPPQKFATMVGLTNIVGMSGAVIGEAPLTEAVSVIGWKYTMLGIAGFGALIVILIFTFIKDRPAGINQKKDTTKNISGIKETLSVLKNILHNPHAWFNAGYAATINMVYTGFGALWGTVYIAQLYKISTTDAAFVVSMLFIGAIPGSFFFGWFSDKIGKRGFPMIIASTGGLACMSAVVYIPEIPMPVMYPLMFILGFSCAGNVVAYAYGNDISPEGADGISLGFVNTFLIGGSALAQPVIGWLLEKSSHEAISFTIPEFRYSFTVLVAAKAIALIAAVIVTKKESK; encoded by the coding sequence ATGAAAAAACAATCTGCACAAATGACTTCTCCAAGGGCATGGATAGTATGGGCAATTGCTACAATGTACTTCTTTTACGACTACGTTCAGCAGGTTGCTCCCGGAGCAATGGAAAAAGAACTAACTATTCATTTTCACGCAAATGCAGCCAGTATCGGTTTTATTGCTTCAGTTTATTTCTACTCATATGCCTTAATGCAAATCCCAATTGGAATAATGGCAGACAGGTTCGGCCCGCACCGACCTCTTGCCATAGCAGCAATAATATCAAGTTGCGCAGGAGCCATTTTTACTTTCACTTCCACCCCTGTCGAAGCCATTACGATACGTATTCTCCTAGGTGCAGCCACAGGATTTTCTTTTGTCTCCTGCCTTAAACTGGTGGATAACTGGTTCCCTCCGCAAAAATTTGCCACCATGGTAGGGTTAACAAATATTGTAGGCATGAGCGGAGCTGTTATCGGCGAGGCCCCGTTGACTGAAGCTGTTTCTGTAATCGGCTGGAAATATACCATGTTAGGTATTGCGGGATTCGGTGCATTAATTGTTATATTAATTTTTACATTTATCAAAGACAGACCAGCTGGGATTAATCAAAAAAAAGATACAACCAAAAATATTTCAGGAATAAAGGAAACATTATCTGTCCTCAAAAATATTCTGCATAATCCTCACGCATGGTTTAATGCAGGCTATGCCGCAACAATTAATATGGTTTACACTGGATTTGGAGCTTTATGGGGCACGGTATACATTGCACAATTATATAAAATATCGACAACAGATGCTGCATTTGTAGTTTCTATGCTATTTATCGGAGCTATTCCTGGAAGTTTCTTCTTCGGCTGGTTCTCTGACAAAATAGGTAAAAGAGGTTTTCCTATGATCATAGCCTCAACCGGTGGACTGGCCTGTATGTCAGCCGTTGTATATATCCCAGAAATTCCAATGCCTGTCATGTACCCATTAATGTTTATCCTCGGATTTTCCTGTGCCGGAAATGTAGTCGCCTATGCATACGGAAATGATATCAGCCCAGAAGGAGCTGACGGAATCTCACTTGGATTTGTAAATACTTTCCTGATCGGAGGAAGCGCATTGGCACAACCGGTGATAGGATGGCTGCTTGAAAAGAGTTCACATGAAGCAATTTCATTCACCATCCCTGAATTCAGATACAGTTTCACAGTACTGGTGGCAGCAAAAGCTATCGCACTCATTGCGGCTGTGATAGTTACGAAAAAAGAATCTAAATAA
- a CDS encoding acetate--CoA ligase family protein: MYSYSCLKALFEPQSIAVIGTSAEADNPGSIIIANLLASGYKGKIFPVNGEGEDVHEIRAFSSVNELPRSTDLAIICLPPSEVSSILELLAEIPVRAAVVTSGGFGEIGREGYLLEKHLARTAKNCDMIILGPNCMGLMNSALSMNASIEPDFTFSGNIAFFSQSGAICTTALDWANCEGVGFSKFISLGNKAILGEATILNYLADDPDTKVIVGYCETLKDGQDFLRTAYDTTTKKPLILLRAGETPAGARAASAHAGALTGSTTAYNAAFRQTGVMQAVDIEDMFNLAHAFSSQPLPKGSNVAIVSNSGGPGILAADMCEKGTLTISRPSSATIDILKGILPAYASLYNPIDMLGDANADTYHKTLRAVAEDDAFHSILIILSPAANVLNDVAKIAADIIALEKECEKPIITCFMGGPSVESSRKLLRGAGIPCYDFPETAVRSLDAMTRCDRWRKKDWPIEVCFRRDYSKAKSIVENCKLTGLNELVELDAMHLGSAYELPVPETVLARTSNQAAKAAKRIGYPVALKIASPLISRKQELGLVSTNIKTPQELRKAFLEITTRATRRCKDAYITGCLVQAMGPEDSHEVVVHFRRDPQFGPLISFSLAGLHEDMLNDVSSRLAPLALNDAQEMIREIKAYPILRGVRFGGAVNLGALEDILLMVSQMAMDLPEIQEAEFDPIIAGPEGAVIANMRMTVG; this comes from the coding sequence ATGTATTCTTATTCATGCTTAAAGGCTTTATTTGAGCCACAGTCAATTGCGGTGATCGGAACATCTGCTGAAGCAGATAATCCGGGTAGCATCATTATAGCCAATCTTCTTGCCTCAGGATATAAGGGTAAAATCTTTCCCGTCAATGGTGAAGGTGAAGATGTTCATGAAATCAGAGCCTTTTCTTCTGTTAATGAACTTCCCCGTTCAACTGATTTGGCGATAATCTGTCTGCCTCCATCTGAAGTCAGCAGCATTCTTGAACTGCTCGCTGAAATTCCGGTCAGGGCAGCTGTTGTCACCAGTGGAGGATTCGGGGAGATCGGTCGAGAAGGCTACCTGCTGGAGAAGCATTTGGCAAGAACTGCCAAGAACTGCGATATGATCATACTCGGCCCGAATTGTATGGGGCTAATGAACTCTGCGCTCTCTATGAACGCAAGTATTGAGCCTGATTTCACTTTTAGCGGCAATATTGCATTCTTTTCTCAATCAGGAGCAATTTGTACAACAGCTCTAGACTGGGCTAATTGTGAGGGCGTTGGTTTTTCTAAATTTATAAGCCTTGGAAATAAAGCTATTCTTGGTGAAGCCACAATACTCAACTATCTTGCTGACGATCCAGATACTAAAGTTATCGTAGGGTATTGCGAAACTCTTAAAGACGGTCAGGACTTTCTTAGAACGGCTTATGATACTACCACTAAGAAACCGCTTATCCTGCTGCGTGCAGGAGAGACTCCAGCAGGAGCCCGAGCGGCATCTGCTCATGCCGGAGCGTTGACCGGTTCTACTACAGCTTATAATGCTGCTTTCAGGCAGACTGGGGTAATGCAGGCTGTTGATATTGAGGATATGTTTAATCTTGCTCATGCATTTTCCTCACAACCTCTACCAAAGGGGTCAAATGTAGCAATTGTTTCCAATTCCGGTGGTCCCGGGATTCTTGCGGCGGATATGTGCGAAAAAGGCACCTTAACCATTTCCAGACCTTCATCTGCTACGATAGATATTTTGAAGGGAATTCTTCCGGCTTACGCATCTTTGTATAACCCGATTGATATGCTTGGTGATGCCAATGCAGATACTTATCACAAAACTTTGCGGGCTGTGGCAGAAGATGATGCCTTTCACTCTATTCTGATTATTCTGAGTCCTGCGGCGAATGTATTAAATGATGTGGCAAAAATTGCCGCAGATATAATTGCGCTTGAAAAAGAGTGTGAAAAGCCGATTATTACCTGCTTTATGGGAGGGCCTTCAGTAGAAAGTTCAAGAAAACTTCTGCGCGGGGCAGGTATTCCATGTTATGATTTTCCTGAAACAGCAGTTAGAAGTCTTGATGCTATGACCCGCTGTGATCGCTGGCGTAAAAAAGACTGGCCTATTGAAGTCTGTTTTCGTCGTGATTATTCAAAAGCTAAAAGCATAGTAGAAAATTGTAAGTTAACAGGTCTTAATGAGCTCGTTGAGCTTGATGCCATGCATCTTGGTTCTGCTTATGAACTTCCTGTACCTGAAACTGTTCTGGCGCGTACTTCTAATCAGGCGGCCAAGGCAGCAAAGCGTATCGGGTATCCTGTTGCACTTAAAATCGCTTCACCATTAATTTCACGTAAGCAGGAACTCGGACTGGTTTCAACAAATATCAAAACTCCTCAGGAATTGCGTAAAGCATTTCTTGAAATAACCACACGAGCAACCAGACGCTGTAAAGATGCGTATATTACAGGATGTCTGGTACAGGCTATGGGACCTGAAGATTCTCATGAAGTGGTGGTGCATTTTCGTCGAGATCCACAGTTCGGGCCGCTGATAAGTTTTTCACTGGCAGGTCTTCACGAAGACATGCTCAATGATGTATCGTCAAGACTTGCTCCTCTGGCATTAAATGATGCACAGGAAATGATTCGCGAGATAAAAGCTTATCCTATTTTAAGAGGAGTGCGTTTTGGAGGCGCTGTAAATCTAGGTGCGCTTGAGGATATTCTACTAATGGTTTCCCAGATGGCTATGGATCTGCCTGAAATTCAAGAGGCTGAATTTGATCCTATTATCGCAGGGCCGGAAGGAGCTGTCATCGCCAATATGCGCATGACAGTCGGATAG
- a CDS encoding flagellar hook-length control protein FliK: MKLLPHLEQKNQDISALLDRAPVVEDSYRSAMFDSFLYAGQNDAESVYQPLQDTVNDLNSAREESKYARAEAESAADKLDEAAHEVAMQSVEEQPQDMQVSREDWNEIKEELEEYGLDKKDIADLEEKVMSENGMTYGQLVSELSGMMKILKGIELTPAQEQGLNSIFAKLGFSPDESKSMLGEIRQGKLGKVIEKMQAKLATMSDSQKLEFSEGETATLSKLFNLSGENGKKLAQLFNTDGTTVGDIKKGFAGLKDAFAKQQQEQDAKDLKLVKSIGDSLRSTMEKASDQAPSNIRMASADVISNSMGAAKDVSESVKQNGQNMSGNGNPNGSEQNNKGNDGNPNSGQNMGEADSSNGQKHWLDKILSDSKSADSWKDFFGKLSDESSIKGEGNLKGNIFGNAMGTLQTAAKSAQAGKASPMWENTARSSVLDQVQEGAFKNLGQGRKQLTLQLNPHNLGSVNVMLQVKNKEVQAVIKAENPDTAKVIAEQLDVVKKALEDQGLKVEKLEVQTGIADHNTQNSWHNAEDHNNSQYQGMMSEMRRRWQVLRHEGASLAQEMQSVEQKATISQGGLYIVT, from the coding sequence ATGAAATTACTTCCACATCTCGAACAAAAAAATCAGGACATATCTGCTTTATTAGACAGAGCGCCCGTGGTTGAAGACTCATATCGTTCAGCAATGTTCGATAGTTTTCTCTATGCCGGTCAGAATGACGCAGAATCAGTTTATCAGCCGTTGCAGGACACAGTTAATGATTTGAATTCTGCGCGTGAAGAAAGCAAGTATGCTAGAGCTGAAGCTGAATCTGCTGCTGATAAGCTAGATGAAGCTGCCCATGAGGTTGCCATGCAGTCTGTTGAGGAGCAACCGCAGGATATGCAGGTCAGTCGGGAAGACTGGAATGAGATAAAGGAAGAGCTTGAAGAGTATGGATTGGACAAGAAGGATATTGCCGATCTTGAAGAAAAAGTCATGAGCGAAAACGGCATGACTTACGGACAGCTCGTTTCTGAACTTTCCGGTATGATGAAGATCCTTAAAGGAATAGAATTGACTCCTGCTCAGGAACAGGGGCTTAATTCAATTTTTGCTAAGCTTGGTTTCAGTCCAGATGAATCTAAGTCTATGCTTGGTGAAATCCGGCAGGGTAAACTCGGTAAAGTAATTGAAAAGATGCAGGCTAAGCTCGCGACTATGTCTGATTCTCAGAAACTTGAGTTTTCTGAGGGGGAAACAGCAACTCTCAGTAAGCTCTTTAATCTTTCAGGTGAAAATGGAAAGAAGCTTGCACAGCTTTTTAATACTGATGGTACAACCGTCGGTGATATTAAAAAGGGATTTGCTGGTCTTAAAGATGCATTTGCAAAACAGCAGCAAGAACAGGATGCCAAGGATCTCAAGTTAGTAAAGTCTATCGGCGATTCATTGCGAAGTACAATGGAAAAGGCATCCGACCAGGCTCCAAGCAATATTCGTATGGCTTCAGCAGACGTAATCAGTAACTCCATGGGAGCAGCTAAAGACGTAAGTGAAAGTGTAAAGCAAAATGGTCAGAATATGTCTGGCAATGGCAATCCGAATGGATCTGAGCAGAATAATAAGGGCAATGATGGTAATCCTAATAGTGGCCAGAATATGGGCGAAGCAGATTCCAGCAATGGTCAGAAGCATTGGCTTGATAAGATTCTTTCCGATTCAAAAAGCGCGGATAGCTGGAAGGATTTCTTTGGTAAACTTTCAGATGAGTCCAGCATAAAGGGCGAAGGAAATCTAAAAGGTAATATTTTCGGTAATGCCATGGGCACACTTCAGACCGCAGCAAAATCTGCTCAGGCAGGTAAGGCCAGCCCTATGTGGGAAAATACTGCCAGGTCCAGTGTTCTTGATCAGGTTCAGGAAGGAGCTTTCAAAAATCTTGGACAAGGCCGCAAGCAGCTTACTTTACAGCTTAATCCGCATAATCTTGGCTCTGTTAATGTCATGTTGCAGGTTAAGAACAAGGAAGTTCAGGCCGTAATTAAGGCTGAAAATCCTGACACTGCAAAAGTAATTGCCGAGCAATTGGATGTTGTGAAGAAGGCTCTGGAAGATCAGGGACTGAAGGTGGAAAAACTTGAAGTTCAAACCGGCATTGCAGACCATAATACACAAAATTCATGGCATAATGCTGAGGATCATAACAACTCGCAATATCAGGGAATGATGTCTGAAATGAGACGTCGCTGGCAGGTTTTAAGACACGAAGGAGCCTCTTTGGCCCAGGAAATGCAGTCTGTTGAGCAGAAGGCAACAATTTCCCAGGGCGGCTTGTACATAGTAACTTAA
- a CDS encoding flagellar hook assembly protein FlgD, with amino-acid sequence MSYVGFSNILGRAEADMAASNQPEHKSQLGQDDFMKLLLTQMQNQDPANPMEDKEYMAQMAQFSSLEQLNQLNDSMKTMINNDAQNQMISAVGFIGKEVQAEGYSVSREGDKISKIFYGLGEPVANAFINIYDKDQNLVRTVQLGEKGSGTHEFEWDGKDYTDKNVPDGVYTIAMAAEDINGKPVMVKTEVSGEVSGVVSEGGQQFLHLKDGRYINFLNVREVVSPTDVSEKDASKEAGSGSDSGSDSGSDSGTTSG; translated from the coding sequence ATGTCATACGTAGGATTTAGTAATATTCTAGGAAGAGCAGAAGCGGATATGGCTGCCAGTAACCAGCCTGAGCATAAAAGTCAGCTGGGACAGGATGACTTTATGAAACTTCTTCTTACTCAGATGCAGAATCAGGATCCTGCGAATCCCATGGAAGATAAAGAGTACATGGCTCAGATGGCACAGTTCTCAAGTCTCGAACAGCTCAACCAGTTGAACGATTCTATGAAGACCATGATAAATAACGACGCTCAGAATCAAATGATTTCAGCTGTAGGTTTTATAGGTAAAGAAGTTCAGGCTGAAGGTTATTCTGTAAGTCGTGAAGGCGACAAGATAAGCAAGATCTTCTACGGACTTGGTGAACCTGTCGCAAATGCCTTCATCAATATTTATGATAAAGATCAAAACCTTGTTCGAACAGTCCAGCTAGGTGAAAAAGGTTCCGGAACACACGAGTTCGAGTGGGACGGAAAGGACTATACAGATAAGAATGTACCGGACGGTGTTTATACCATTGCTATGGCAGCGGAAGATATAAATGGCAAGCCGGTTATGGTTAAGACGGAAGTAAGTGGTGAAGTCAGCGGAGTCGTTTCAGAAGGTGGTCAGCAATTTCTGCATCTGAAAGACGGTCGTTACATCAACTTCCTCAACGTTAGAGAAGTAGTAAGTCCTACTGATGTTTCAGAGAAAGATGCAAGTAAAGAAGCTGGAAGCGGATCAGATTCAGGATCAGATTCAGGATCAGATTCAGGAACTACTTCAGGCTAA
- a CDS encoding flagellin — protein sequence MSLVINHNLMAASASRNLQQSYGNLGVSTRRLSSGLRVGTAADDAAGLAIRELMRADVKSLNQGMRNANDAISMIQTADGALQVIDEKLIRMKELATQASTGTYNSSQRMIIDSEFQAMASEITRIANATDFNGIHLLNGNLSGETSSHEGSGLHSSGPLKVHFGTGNDSAEDYYYIAIGDSTASALGVQTSISTQELAQLALDKLQQAIISKDKIRANLGGMQNRLENTITNLSIQAENVQAAESRISDVDVATEMTEFVRNQILTQSAVAMLSQANSLPKMAMQLIGG from the coding sequence ATGTCCTTAGTCATTAACCACAACCTTATGGCAGCCAGCGCTTCGCGAAACCTTCAGCAATCGTATGGCAATCTCGGTGTTTCAACCCGTCGTCTTTCTTCCGGTCTTAGAGTCGGAACTGCAGCTGATGATGCAGCCGGTCTTGCAATTCGCGAACTTATGCGTGCAGATGTAAAATCCCTTAACCAGGGTATGAGAAACGCAAACGACGCGATTTCTATGATTCAGACTGCTGACGGAGCATTGCAGGTAATTGATGAAAAGCTCATCCGTATGAAAGAGCTTGCAACACAGGCATCAACCGGTACCTACAACTCAAGTCAGCGTATGATTATTGATTCGGAATTTCAGGCAATGGCATCTGAAATTACCCGTATCGCAAATGCTACCGATTTTAACGGTATCCACCTGCTTAACGGTAACCTTTCCGGCGAGACTAGCAGTCACGAGGGTAGCGGCTTACATTCAAGCGGCCCGCTGAAAGTTCACTTCGGAACAGGCAACGATTCTGCTGAAGACTACTATTACATCGCAATAGGTGACTCTACTGCTTCAGCTTTGGGTGTGCAGACTTCAATCTCCACTCAGGAACTTGCTCAGTTGGCTCTTGATAAGCTTCAGCAAGCAATTATTTCAAAAGATAAAATCCGTGCGAATCTCGGTGGAATGCAGAACAGGTTGGAAAACACTATCACCAACCTTTCCATTCAGGCTGAAAACGTTCAGGCAGCAGAATCACGTATTTCTGATGTTGACGTAGCAACCGAAATGACCGAATTCGTTCGTAACCAGATTCTCACTCAGTCGGCAGTCGCCATGCTGTCGCAGGCTAACTCACTGCCAAAGATGGCCATGCAGCTCATCGGCGGTTAG
- a CDS encoding glycosyltransferase family 9 protein translates to MSKRPILVLQMQRMGDLILSFPLFLWLERTYPGHPIWVVAEEKFFRPLMPVSPKVVYFPWEGLGVLRQHKYELIINLSIRSQAAALAGELEAGAKLGAASSDNGVTHILGDWQLYRASVVENNRHNRFHWADLNALDCIPLSRIGKTRWPQPRTLQSTDNRIGLFLGASEESKRPTIDFWASLCSELLGRGMRPVLFGGPMEKGMGNNVARIFGGPVLDMCGKLNLGELIAVGQSLQLFITPDTGPMHLAAWSGLKVLNLSMGNVNPWETGPYQNDHYVIRATMSCALGCWSCKRDQLYCHTPFTPSRIAVIARRMILNDQSAVSKINMPGLRVYNSFHDENGLYHLRHISGQGISSGDMLGRFWQQYFGASFGLWDFSGAGKAWGEFSENQPILADKMRSLLPQLGKEFSKGLAKSAPLPDSFWSSCPLLYRQFTGYIHLFLQNNDYSRTSWIRVLSLYETLASLLNKR, encoded by the coding sequence ATGTCAAAACGTCCGATTCTGGTACTTCAAATGCAGCGTATGGGAGATTTAATTCTTTCATTTCCGCTTTTTCTCTGGCTGGAAAGAACTTATCCGGGCCATCCTATATGGGTTGTGGCCGAAGAAAAGTTTTTCAGGCCGCTTATGCCGGTCAGCCCGAAAGTAGTATATTTTCCATGGGAAGGTCTGGGCGTTTTAAGACAGCATAAGTATGAACTTATAATTAATCTCAGTATTCGCAGCCAGGCCGCAGCGCTTGCCGGAGAGCTTGAAGCCGGGGCTAAACTGGGGGCAGCTTCCAGTGATAACGGCGTTACTCATATTTTGGGAGATTGGCAGCTTTATCGTGCAAGCGTGGTGGAGAATAATCGCCATAACCGGTTTCACTGGGCTGATTTAAATGCTTTGGATTGTATTCCTTTAAGCCGTATAGGGAAGACCCGTTGGCCGCAGCCGAGGACTCTGCAATCTACAGATAATAGGATTGGATTGTTTCTAGGTGCAAGCGAAGAATCTAAACGCCCGACCATTGATTTCTGGGCCAGCCTTTGCTCTGAACTGTTAGGTAGAGGAATGCGCCCTGTTCTTTTCGGCGGTCCCATGGAGAAGGGAATGGGGAATAATGTTGCACGTATATTCGGCGGTCCTGTTTTGGATATGTGTGGCAAGCTTAATCTTGGAGAATTGATTGCTGTAGGACAGTCTCTGCAACTTTTTATTACTCCCGATACCGGACCAATGCATCTTGCCGCGTGGTCAGGTTTGAAAGTTTTAAATTTGTCTATGGGTAATGTTAATCCATGGGAAACAGGGCCGTATCAGAATGATCATTATGTAATTCGGGCGACAATGAGTTGTGCTTTGGGATGTTGGTCATGCAAGCGTGATCAGCTTTATTGCCACACACCTTTCACCCCTTCCCGCATAGCGGTCATTGCCAGACGTATGATTTTGAATGATCAGAGTGCTGTTTCTAAAATAAATATGCCTGGACTTCGAGTTTATAATTCTTTTCATGACGAGAACGGGCTGTATCATTTAAGGCATATCAGTGGGCAGGGAATCAGTTCTGGTGATATGCTGGGGCGTTTTTGGCAACAGTATTTTGGTGCATCTTTCGGGCTTTGGGACTTTTCAGGGGCTGGAAAGGCCTGGGGTGAGTTTAGTGAAAATCAGCCAATACTTGCAGATAAGATGCGTTCTTTACTTCCTCAGCTGGGTAAAGAGTTTAGTAAAGGACTCGCCAAGAGTGCTCCTTTGCCAGATTCTTTCTGGAGTTCTTGCCCTCTGCTCTACAGGCAATTTACCGGTTATATTCATCTTTTTTTGCAAAATAATGATTATAGTCGTACTTCATGGATAAGGGTTCTTTCGCTTTACGAAACTCTTGCTTCTCTTCTCAATAAACGTTGA
- the rnc gene encoding ribonuclease III — protein MVEDFSRLQQCIHYRFSQVKHLATALTHSSWANEQQDPVEDNERLEFLGDAVLELCVTEELFKMFGEAHEGQLTKIRSKLVKEKSLADIALELNLNDFILLGKGEETQGGRTRNSLMADAMEAVIGAVFLDGGYQEAHKFILRIFKDKWPQTFKLESSKDFKSKLQESTQSIFKERPTYVLTGTKGPEHEKIFMVELTLPDNKTFNSEGSSLKKAEQMAAEEALVYLELSHKTD, from the coding sequence ATGGTAGAAGATTTTTCTCGCCTCCAGCAATGTATCCACTATCGATTTTCTCAAGTCAAGCATTTAGCCACTGCCCTTACCCACAGTTCATGGGCAAATGAGCAGCAAGATCCCGTTGAAGATAACGAGAGATTAGAATTTCTGGGAGATGCAGTTCTGGAACTCTGTGTAACAGAAGAGCTTTTTAAAATGTTCGGAGAAGCTCATGAAGGACAGTTAACCAAGATCAGGTCAAAACTTGTTAAAGAGAAAAGCCTTGCAGATATTGCACTCGAGCTTAATCTTAATGACTTTATTTTGCTTGGCAAGGGAGAGGAAACACAGGGAGGCCGAACCAGGAACTCTTTGATGGCAGATGCCATGGAAGCAGTTATAGGAGCGGTTTTTCTTGACGGAGGCTATCAGGAAGCCCATAAATTTATTCTAAGAATCTTTAAGGATAAATGGCCCCAAACTTTCAAACTCGAAAGTTCTAAAGATTTCAAAAGCAAATTACAGGAATCAACTCAATCCATATTTAAAGAACGTCCGACGTATGTACTCACCGGAACTAAAGGACCTGAGCACGAGAAGATCTTCATGGTAGAGCTAACTTTACCTGATAATAAAACTTTTAATTCTGAAGGGTCCAGCCTGAAAAAAGCTGAGCAGATGGCTGCAGAGGAAGCTTTGGTCTATTTAGAGCTGTCTCATAAAACTGATTAG
- a CDS encoding flagellar hook protein FlgE, whose translation MGISASLYSGITGLQAHGDKMSVIGNNIANVNTVGFKSAKMHFEDAISQEVTTATGTAQVGRGVQVGAIYADFAQGSFETTSEATDLAIGGNGFFIVSPKSEDTTYYTRAGNFRFDKDGYLTDPHGYVIQGWQVQDTTSEVATGTTVQQSNSVRTIGVPTDIRLENFQSAPQATSKVNMITNLDSQEASRSTSSTNPYFSLFEAWDGSKTPPLGDSLYGYQSTLKVYDANGSAHNLTTYFDQVTLSNAGGKKVWEFIVTSEPAEDGRVTGGTTPFANTSGAGLLMTGTLTFNAAGDLTGAAAFTLKSGVGSGGLKSLSNWSLANFSQDGLPVLTANFLSTSNASFTDSAQPTTIEMNFGLSNKNLSGSGVTKGWNTGSASISNASQLGTNVTDTTRIPNFGEPEKSALATTSYSSGSTTLFQSQDGYTAGFLQNVSVSRDGVMTGRYSNGQIKELYVLTIADFNNEWGLRREGGNLYSQTRESGDALTGRPSTGGKGSIASNSLEQSNVDLAVEFVGMITTQRGFQANSKVITTTDSMMGELIQLKR comes from the coding sequence ATGGGTATCTCAGCATCATTGTATTCAGGAATTACAGGATTACAGGCGCACGGCGACAAGATGTCTGTAATTGGTAACAACATCGCAAACGTAAACACAGTTGGTTTCAAAAGTGCTAAAATGCACTTTGAAGATGCTATCAGTCAAGAGGTGACAACTGCAACCGGTACTGCACAGGTCGGTCGCGGTGTTCAGGTCGGGGCAATTTATGCCGATTTCGCACAGGGGTCTTTCGAGACAACTTCTGAAGCTACAGACCTTGCAATCGGTGGTAATGGCTTTTTCATAGTATCTCCAAAGAGTGAAGATACAACCTATTATACCAGAGCAGGTAACTTTCGTTTTGACAAAGACGGTTATCTTACCGATCCTCATGGTTATGTTATTCAGGGATGGCAGGTTCAGGATACCACAAGTGAAGTCGCAACTGGTACAACTGTACAGCAGTCTAACTCCGTGCGCACAATCGGAGTTCCTACCGATATCCGGTTAGAAAACTTTCAGTCTGCACCTCAGGCAACTTCAAAAGTCAATATGATTACTAACCTTGATTCACAGGAAGCCAGCCGTTCAACCAGTTCAACTAATCCTTACTTTTCACTCTTTGAAGCATGGGATGGATCAAAAACCCCACCCCTTGGTGATTCTTTGTACGGATATCAGTCTACACTTAAAGTGTACGATGCGAACGGTTCTGCACATAACTTAACCACATATTTTGATCAGGTTACTCTTAGTAATGCTGGCGGTAAGAAGGTTTGGGAATTCATCGTAACCAGCGAACCTGCTGAAGATGGGCGTGTCACAGGTGGCACAACTCCCTTCGCGAACACTTCCGGGGCCGGCCTGCTTATGACTGGAACTCTTACTTTTAACGCAGCTGGTGATTTGACCGGAGCTGCTGCTTTCACTCTTAAGAGCGGTGTTGGTAGTGGCGGTCTGAAGAGTTTGTCAAACTGGAGTCTGGCTAACTTCTCACAAGATGGTCTGCCTGTACTTACAGCGAACTTTCTTTCAACATCTAACGCAAGTTTTACTGATTCAGCTCAGCCGACAACAATAGAAATGAACTTCGGTCTAAGTAATAAAAATCTGTCAGGCAGTGGGGTGACTAAGGGGTGGAACACTGGATCAGCAAGTATCTCAAATGCCTCTCAGCTTGGAACTAATGTCACTGATACAACCAGGATTCCAAATTTTGGCGAACCTGAGAAAAGTGCTCTTGCTACAACAAGCTACAGCTCCGGTTCAACTACATTGTTCCAGTCTCAGGACGGATACACCGCAGGTTTTCTGCAGAACGTATCAGTCAGCAGGGACGGCGTAATGACTGGGCGTTATTCCAACGGTCAGATTAAGGAACTCTATGTTCTGACCATTGCAGACTTTAATAATGAATGGGGCCTCAGGCGGGAGGGGGGTAATCTCTACAGTCAGACCAGAGAGTCTGGAGATGCTCTTACCGGACGTCCAAGTACTGGTGGCAAGGGATCGATCGCTTCCAACTCTCTTGAACAGTCCAACGTTGACCTTGCTGTTGAATTCGTAGGAATGATTACCACACAGCGTGGATTCCAGGCGAACTCCAAGGTTATCACTACCACTGACTCTATGATGGGCGAACTGATCCAGCTTAAGCGCTAA